In Sedimentibacter sp. MB31-C6, one genomic interval encodes:
- a CDS encoding nitroreductase family protein → MNFQKHITEVIKIRSSCRTYDDLQKIDEGVLEKLNNFVEEINQAVKNNERFLITQKKPTEKTEKLGTYGVISGASSFIVGIINGEKYDAISFGYLFEKIILFATDLGLQTCWLGGTFNRGNFSKYINLKYNEYIPIVSPVGYRKDKSRILELAMRKIVGANNRKPWNELFFDGSISENLEQEEASFYATPLEMVRLAPSASNKQPWRIIRDKNLYHFYLFRTKGYGVENYDIQKNDIGIAMCHFELTADALSLEGSWNELKDVYTPNDWEYITTWIAK, encoded by the coding sequence ATGAATTTTCAGAAACATATTACAGAAGTTATAAAAATAAGATCATCTTGTAGAACATATGATGATTTACAGAAGATTGATGAAGGTGTTCTTGAAAAACTTAATAATTTTGTAGAAGAAATAAATCAAGCAGTTAAAAATAATGAACGATTTTTAATAACACAAAAAAAACCAACTGAAAAGACCGAAAAGTTAGGAACTTACGGTGTTATTTCCGGAGCTAGCTCATTTATTGTGGGAATTATTAACGGTGAAAAGTATGATGCGATTAGTTTTGGCTACTTGTTTGAAAAAATTATATTATTTGCAACTGACTTAGGCCTTCAAACATGCTGGTTGGGTGGTACATTTAATAGAGGAAATTTCTCAAAATATATAAATTTAAAATATAATGAATATATACCTATTGTGTCACCTGTAGGTTATAGAAAAGATAAGTCAAGAATATTGGAATTAGCAATGAGAAAGATTGTTGGTGCTAACAATAGAAAGCCATGGAATGAGTTATTTTTCGATGGTAGTATTTCTGAGAATTTGGAACAAGAAGAAGCAAGCTTTTATGCCACTCCATTAGAAATGGTACGGCTTGCTCCTTCCGCATCTAATAAACAACCTTGGAGAATTATAAGAGATAAAAACTTATACCACTTTTATCTTTTCAGGACTAAGGGTTATGGAGTTGAAAATTATGACATACAAAAAAATGATATAGGTATTGCAATGTGTCATTTTGAATTAACTGCTGATGCTCTGAGTTTAGAAGGAAGCTGGAATGAGTTAAAAGACGTTTATACACCGAATGATTGGGAATATATAACGACTTGGATAGCTAAATAG
- the gltX gene encoding glutamate--tRNA ligase encodes MDYKKLADMLFPNITKLISDYEETIFPKRNLKEGAKVTRLAPSPTGFIHLGNLYGAFVDERLAHQSEGVFMLRIEDTDEKRKVEGAVETIISSLEYFGVKFDEGAFVDGEIGNYGPYYQSNRKEIYQSVAKHLVEIGRAYPCFCTEEELEELRNKQESAKVNTGYYGEWARDRNLSLEEIQSHLDNNDSFVLRFKSEGKEENTNEVEDSIRGKLVIHENFQDIVILKTNGIPTYHFAHVVDDHLMRVTHVVRGEEWLSTLPIHIEIFNTLNWNPPLYCHTAHMMKMDNGNKRKLSKRKDPELGLGYYMDLGYHPAAVREYLLTILNSNYEEWRIENSDSSTDDFKFTLEKMSTSGALFDLDKLNNISKDVLVKIPVEEIYDFLLQWSKNHKKEITKLLEVNKESILKLFAIGRDGKKPRKDLIYCEQIFEFISYYFDEYFEIVDKYPENIDEEEAKKLLKAYLNTFDYNDDQSQWFDKIREISVENGYAAKPKDYKKNPELYKGHVGDVSVVVRIAVVGRESSPDVWEIQQILGEDKVRERLKKAIM; translated from the coding sequence ATGGATTATAAAAAACTGGCAGATATGCTGTTTCCAAATATAACAAAATTAATTTCAGATTATGAAGAAACGATATTTCCTAAAAGAAATTTAAAAGAAGGAGCAAAAGTAACTCGACTGGCACCTAGTCCTACAGGTTTTATTCATCTTGGAAATCTTTACGGAGCTTTTGTTGATGAGAGATTAGCTCATCAGAGCGAAGGTGTATTTATGCTTCGTATTGAAGATACAGATGAAAAACGTAAAGTTGAGGGCGCTGTTGAAACGATTATATCTTCTTTAGAATACTTTGGCGTAAAGTTTGATGAAGGAGCGTTTGTTGATGGCGAAATAGGGAATTATGGTCCTTATTATCAAAGTAATAGAAAAGAAATATATCAATCTGTCGCAAAACACTTGGTTGAAATAGGGAGAGCATATCCTTGTTTCTGTACTGAAGAAGAATTAGAAGAATTAAGGAATAAACAAGAATCAGCAAAAGTTAATACTGGTTATTACGGAGAATGGGCAAGAGACAGAAATTTAAGTTTAGAAGAAATTCAATCTCATTTAGACAATAATGATAGCTTTGTATTAAGATTTAAATCAGAAGGAAAAGAAGAAAATACTAACGAGGTAGAGGATTCTATAAGAGGTAAACTTGTTATACATGAAAACTTTCAAGATATAGTAATTTTAAAAACTAATGGAATACCAACGTATCATTTCGCCCATGTAGTAGATGATCATTTAATGAGAGTAACTCATGTAGTAAGAGGAGAAGAATGGCTTTCAACATTGCCAATACATATAGAAATATTTAATACTTTAAATTGGAATCCTCCATTGTATTGTCATACTGCTCATATGATGAAAATGGATAATGGTAACAAAAGAAAATTATCAAAAAGGAAAGATCCTGAACTTGGATTAGGATATTACATGGATTTAGGATATCATCCAGCAGCAGTTAGAGAATATTTGTTGACAATTTTAAATTCAAATTATGAAGAATGGAGAATTGAAAATTCAGATAGTTCAACAGATGATTTTAAATTTACCTTAGAAAAGATGAGTACTTCTGGAGCATTATTTGATTTAGATAAATTAAATAATATTAGCAAGGATGTTTTAGTCAAAATTCCCGTAGAAGAAATATATGACTTTTTATTACAATGGTCTAAAAATCATAAAAAAGAAATTACAAAACTGTTAGAGGTTAATAAAGAATCTATATTGAAACTTTTTGCTATTGGAAGAGATGGTAAAAAGCCACGTAAAGATTTGATTTATTGTGAACAAATATTTGAATTTATCAGTTATTACTTTGATGAGTATTTTGAAATAGTAGATAAATACCCTGAAAATATTGATGAAGAAGAGGCTAAGAAATTACTTAAGGCATATTTGAACACATTTGATTATAATGACGATCAAAGCCAATGGTTTGATAAAATTAGAGAAATATCAGTAGAAAATGGATATGCAGCTAAACCTAAGGACTATAAGAAAAATCCAGAATTATATAAAGGGCATGTCGGTGATGTAAGTGTTGTTGTTAGAATAGCAGTTGTTGGAAGAGAATCTTCCCCGGATGTTTGGGAAATACAACAAATTTTAGGCGAAGACAAAGTCAGAGAAAGACTTAAAAAGGCTATTATGTAG
- a CDS encoding GNAT family N-acetyltransferase has product MISTKWFQGKEESHNYIEIRKKVFNSELLIKEKITDIYDEFAFNVVIYEDEIPAGTGRLLFKEGKYFIDKVCVLKEFRDNNYSDLIIRMLIRKAVNIGADKTYAMIQNEYIKIFEKIGFVEVNKENEGVLMMKEGDVGGHCC; this is encoded by the coding sequence ATGATTTCTACAAAGTGGTTTCAAGGAAAAGAAGAAAGTCATAATTATATAGAAATACGCAAAAAAGTATTTAATAGCGAATTATTAATAAAAGAAAAAATCACAGATATTTACGATGAATTTGCATTTAATGTAGTTATTTACGAAGATGAAATTCCCGCTGGTACTGGCAGGTTGTTATTTAAAGAAGGAAAATACTTCATTGATAAAGTTTGTGTTTTGAAAGAGTTCAGAGATAATAATTATAGTGATTTAATTATAAGAATGTTGATAAGAAAGGCAGTTAACATAGGTGCAGATAAAACATACGCTATGATACAAAATGAATATATTAAAATATTCGAAAAAATAGGGTTTGTTGAAGTAAATAAAGAAAATGAAGGAGTATTAATGATGAAAGAAGGTGATGTGGGAGGGCATTGTTGTTAA
- a CDS encoding helix-turn-helix domain-containing protein, translating to MTLGEKLREVRKSKNMTKQELAIALNVPKDRIKLYEIGEENPSEFYLTSFINYFNIPEEDIMSLK from the coding sequence ATGACATTAGGTGAAAAATTAAGAGAAGTTAGAAAATCAAAAAATATGACCAAACAAGAATTAGCTATAGCTTTAAACGTTCCAAAAGACAGAATAAAATTATATGAAATAGGTGAAGAAAATCCTTCTGAATTTTATTTAACTTCGTTTATCAATTATTTCAATATACCTGAAGAAGACATTATGTCACTTAAATAA
- a CDS encoding ABC transporter substrate-binding protein — MKKLSLLLIIIMILSVVGCNQTNDNINSEKPSEDVQPVEESKDPVNITIAGLKGPTSIGMIKMIDEKALNSSEYNVEYIAESAPDALNGKIINGDIQISSLPINAASVLYNKTNGGIQIMALNTIGNLYIVGSDEISSINDLEEKTLGMSAKGSTPDFAMNYILKQNSLKDKVELDYSLDHPTLAQTVIAEDTKVALLPQPFATQAVMKNDNVKILLDLNEEWKNATNGESELFTGCIVVNTEFAKNNKEFVNDFLKQYESSVNWVIENPVDASVLVEKHEIMPNAALVEKAIPYCGITYQPAIGVKENINNFYKILFDSNPASVGGNLPDEEFYYSE; from the coding sequence ATGAAAAAATTAAGTCTGTTATTGATTATTATTATGATATTATCAGTAGTTGGATGTAATCAAACGAATGATAATATCAATTCAGAAAAACCATCTGAAGATGTACAACCTGTAGAAGAGTCTAAAGACCCTGTAAATATTACAATTGCTGGTCTTAAAGGACCTACTTCAATAGGCATGATTAAAATGATTGATGAAAAAGCATTAAATAGCAGTGAATATAATGTAGAATATATTGCAGAAAGTGCTCCTGATGCATTAAATGGAAAAATAATTAATGGAGATATACAAATTTCTTCTCTACCTATTAATGCTGCATCTGTTTTATATAATAAAACAAATGGTGGAATACAAATTATGGCACTTAATACTATAGGTAATTTGTATATTGTAGGTTCCGATGAAATATCATCAATTAATGATTTAGAAGAAAAAACATTAGGAATGAGTGCAAAAGGTTCAACTCCTGATTTTGCAATGAATTACATTTTAAAACAAAACAGTCTTAAAGATAAAGTTGAACTTGATTATTCTCTTGATCATCCTACTCTAGCTCAAACTGTCATAGCAGAAGATACAAAAGTTGCTCTATTACCACAACCATTTGCAACTCAAGCTGTTATGAAAAATGATAATGTTAAAATACTATTGGATTTAAATGAAGAATGGAAAAATGCTACAAATGGCGAAAGTGAGTTGTTCACTGGTTGTATAGTAGTTAATACAGAATTTGCAAAAAATAACAAGGAATTTGTAAATGATTTTTTAAAACAATATGAATCTTCTGTAAATTGGGTAATAGAAAATCCAGTTGATGCATCAGTTTTAGTTGAAAAACATGAAATTATGCCAAATGCAGCTTTAGTGGAAAAAGCAATACCTTATTGTGGTATAACTTATCAACCAGCTATAGGTGTAAAGGAAAATATAAATAATTTTTACAAAATACTATTTGACTCAAACCCAGCTTCCGTAGGAGGAAATTTACCTGATGAAGAATTTTATTATTCAGAGTAA
- a CDS encoding ABC transporter permease gives MKNFIIQSKYKNFLIILFWIIIWEIFALIINQEIYLPSPISTFQSLYKLLFSQDTYITILYSTYRTLFGFFISCILGIIFGYFCGINKYLFDLFNPLVSVIRTIPVMSIIIIAIIWFKDTNVPIFVAFLMCFPIIWTNTIYGIKETDIKLLQMCKVYNISKIHIVKSVYFYSALPYIKSGMLSALGISWKVTSAAEVLSLPKYSIGSHLYDSKVYLEIPDLFAWTLIILFLSILFEKTLKLLFKMGDSND, from the coding sequence ATGAAGAATTTTATTATTCAGAGTAAATACAAAAATTTTTTAATAATCTTATTTTGGATAATTATATGGGAGATATTTGCACTGATTATAAATCAGGAGATTTATCTCCCTTCTCCTATTTCAACATTTCAGTCACTATATAAACTTTTATTTTCTCAAGATACTTATATAACTATATTATACAGTACATATCGAACTTTATTTGGATTTTTTATTTCTTGTATTTTAGGAATCATATTTGGATATTTCTGTGGCATTAATAAATATTTATTTGATTTATTTAATCCATTAGTAAGCGTAATTCGCACTATTCCAGTTATGTCAATTATTATAATTGCAATTATATGGTTTAAAGATACTAATGTTCCAATATTTGTTGCATTCCTAATGTGTTTTCCTATTATTTGGACAAATACAATATATGGTATTAAAGAAACAGATATAAAACTCTTACAAATGTGTAAGGTATATAATATTAGTAAAATTCATATTGTTAAATCAGTTTATTTTTACTCAGCTCTACCTTATATTAAGTCTGGAATGTTATCTGCATTAGGTATTAGTTGGAAAGTAACTTCTGCTGCTGAAGTATTAAGTTTACCTAAATATTCAATAGGCAGTCATCTTTATGATTCCAAGGTTTATTTAGAAATACCAGATTTATTTGCATGGACTCTTATTATTCTATTCTTAAGTATTTTATTTGAAAAAACTTTGAAATTATTATTCAAAATGGGAGACTCAAATGATTAG
- a CDS encoding ABC transporter ATP-binding protein: MISFKNISKIYNDSYILKNFNITFDDNKITCLFGPSGVGKTTIANILAGLIQVDSGNITGTENSLYSYVFQEPRLLKWYSVYDNIDFVLRDVYELDERKKIIENYINMVELFNYKDYLPKNLSGGMAQRVSLARAFAYPSNILIMDEPFKGLDLKLKKEMIQSFLKLWSKSKRTVIFITHDIEEASSLSDTIYYIKNHPAEIIKKISKNNDINNDEIKKLLLNLSS, encoded by the coding sequence ATGATTAGTTTTAAAAATATATCTAAAATATATAACGATTCATATATACTTAAAAATTTCAATATAACATTTGATGATAATAAAATTACATGTTTATTTGGACCTTCTGGAGTTGGAAAAACAACCATTGCTAATATATTAGCAGGTTTGATTCAAGTAGACAGCGGTAATATAACAGGTACTGAAAATTCATTATACTCTTATGTTTTTCAAGAACCAAGACTTCTTAAATGGTATAGTGTTTATGATAATATTGATTTTGTATTAAGAGATGTATATGAATTAGATGAACGAAAAAAAATAATAGAAAATTATATTAACATGGTTGAACTTTTTAATTACAAAGATTATCTTCCAAAAAACCTAAGTGGAGGAATGGCACAAAGAGTTTCACTTGCCAGGGCCTTTGCATATCCTTCAAATATTTTAATAATGGATGAACCTTTTAAGGGCTTGGACTTAAAACTAAAAAAAGAAATGATACAATCATTTCTAAAATTGTGGAGCAAAAGTAAAAGAACAGTAATATTCATAACTCATGATATTGAAGAGGCTTCATCACTATCAGATACCATCTATTATATTAAAAACCATCCAGCTGAAATAATAAAAAAGATAAGCAAAAATAACGATATTAATAATGATGAAATAAAAAAACTATTGTTAAATTTAAGTAGTTAA
- a CDS encoding Crp/Fnr family transcriptional regulator: protein MIEGNELNLLNRLEFWTKLNSREQKNLIDNIEKKSFPKNKIVYEGLDDCKGLILVKSGQLRTFILSENGKEVTLYRLFEDDVCIMSASCALNNITFDVYIEAEKNSEILLIPSEIYMRLSENNIYVQKFTNEITLSRFSDVMWIMEQVLFMSFDKRLAIFLLEQSNIEKSNTLYITHEDIAKNIGSAREVVSRMLKYFQNEGYVKTERGNILITDKKKLLQLTT, encoded by the coding sequence ATGATTGAAGGCAATGAATTGAATTTGTTAAATAGGTTGGAATTTTGGACTAAATTAAATTCAAGGGAACAAAAAAATTTAATTGACAATATAGAAAAAAAATCATTTCCAAAAAACAAAATAGTATATGAAGGATTAGATGATTGCAAAGGGTTAATTTTAGTTAAAAGTGGCCAGTTGAGAACTTTTATACTTTCAGAAAACGGGAAGGAAGTCACATTATACAGACTGTTTGAAGATGATGTATGTATAATGTCTGCCTCATGCGCTTTAAATAATATTACTTTTGATGTTTATATTGAAGCAGAAAAAAATAGTGAGATTTTGTTAATACCATCAGAAATATACATGAGATTAAGTGAAAATAATATTTATGTGCAAAAATTTACTAATGAAATAACATTATCGAGGTTTTCAGATGTTATGTGGATAATGGAACAAGTACTATTTATGAGTTTCGATAAAAGATTAGCTATATTTTTATTAGAACAATCAAACATAGAAAAATCAAATACATTATATATTACTCATGAAGATATAGCAAAGAATATAGGCAGTGCCAGAGAGGTTGTAAGTCGTATGCTCAAGTATTTTCAAAATGAAGGTTATGTAAAAACAGAAAGAGGAAATATTCTAATAACTGATAAGAAGAAGCTTTTACAATTAACTACTTAA
- a CDS encoding DUF378 domain-containing protein produces MDKFALVIVIIGAINWGLIALFQFDLVAAIFGGQTAIFSRLVYGLVGLAGLYCITLLFNERERID; encoded by the coding sequence ATGGATAAATTCGCTTTAGTAATAGTTATTATAGGAGCAATAAACTGGGGTCTAATAGCATTATTTCAATTTGATCTCGTTGCTGCTATATTCGGAGGACAAACTGCAATTTTTAGCCGTTTGGTGTATGGACTAGTAGGATTAGCAGGTTTATACTGCATCACATTATTGTTCAATGAACGAGAAAGAATTGACTGA
- a CDS encoding TldD/PmbA family protein codes for MNMNSLIEKIFLLGKEQGMKDMEVYYSGGNSLSLKVFEKELDGYSLSESEGLSLRGVYNGKMGYSYTEKVDESSIDLLVKGAIENAQVIDSDDEEVIYQGSKEYKKVNNYNENLQNILEVDKIQFVKALEEEAFNQDKRIVSVENCVYGDGYGETIISNTKGLYLHDKSNIAYTYIVVVARDGEDIKTGLAYRTGNDFSKFNPKEIAGEAVKEAISMLGASSIKSGDYTILLRNNAAADLLEAFAGIFSAESVQKDLSLLKGKINKKIGSDKFSLVDDPFMVEGLASQSFDGEGVACKYKKVIDKGVLKTYLHNLKTAKKDGVETTGNASKGSYKSSIDISPTNFYVEKGNKTYEELLSSIDKGILITELQGLHSGLNSISGDFSLAALGYEIEGGKIKRPIEQITVAGNYFEMLKNIEEVGTDLKFSLPGGAYIGSPSLKIKKLAVAGE; via the coding sequence ATGAATATGAATTCGTTGATAGAAAAAATATTCTTGTTAGGTAAAGAACAAGGAATGAAAGATATGGAAGTATACTATTCTGGTGGAAATAGTTTATCGTTAAAAGTATTTGAAAAAGAGCTTGATGGATATAGTTTATCTGAAAGTGAAGGATTATCCTTAAGGGGAGTTTATAATGGTAAGATGGGATATTCATATACTGAGAAGGTAGATGAATCATCTATAGATCTTTTAGTAAAAGGAGCAATAGAGAATGCTCAGGTTATAGATTCTGATGATGAGGAAGTAATTTATCAAGGTTCTAAGGAATATAAAAAAGTAAATAATTATAATGAAAATCTTCAAAATATTCTTGAAGTTGATAAAATACAATTTGTAAAAGCACTTGAAGAAGAAGCATTTAATCAAGATAAGCGAATTGTATCAGTAGAGAATTGTGTTTATGGTGATGGGTATGGAGAAACAATAATTTCAAATACTAAGGGATTATACCTTCATGATAAAAGTAATATCGCCTATACTTATATTGTTGTTGTAGCTAGAGATGGGGAAGATATAAAAACAGGATTAGCATATAGAACTGGGAATGATTTTTCTAAATTCAATCCAAAAGAAATTGCAGGAGAAGCAGTAAAAGAAGCTATTTCAATGTTAGGAGCATCTTCCATTAAATCCGGAGACTATACTATTTTGCTACGAAACAATGCTGCTGCAGATTTGTTGGAAGCATTTGCTGGGATTTTTTCTGCAGAAAGTGTACAAAAAGATTTATCCTTGTTAAAAGGTAAAATAAATAAAAAAATAGGAAGTGATAAGTTTAGTTTAGTTGATGATCCTTTTATGGTTGAAGGACTTGCATCACAGTCTTTTGATGGAGAAGGTGTTGCATGTAAATATAAAAAGGTAATTGATAAAGGTGTACTAAAAACATATCTACATAATTTAAAAACAGCAAAGAAAGATGGAGTTGAAACAACTGGAAATGCTAGTAAAGGTTCTTATAAGTCGTCAATTGACATATCTCCAACGAACTTTTATGTAGAAAAAGGAAATAAAACTTATGAAGAGTTGTTATCTTCTATAGATAAAGGTATCTTAATAACGGAATTACAAGGTCTTCATTCTGGACTTAACTCTATTTCAGGAGACTTTTCATTAGCAGCTTTAGGATATGAAATAGAAGGAGGTAAAATCAAAAGACCAATAGAGCAAATTACAGTTGCAGGAAATTACTTTGAAATGTTAAAAAATATCGAAGAAGTGGGAACAGATTTGAAATTTAGCCTTCCTGGAGGAGCGTATATTGGTTCACCATCATTGAAAATTAAAAAGCTTGCTGTGGCTGGCGAGTAA